ATGATCATATTCTAACAAATCTCACAGATGAAAATAGATAACTTATCTTTTCTATTTTAATGAATGTTCTGAACTAACTAATAAGTTAGAAACCCCTTGTAAAAGGGCGACAACATGCATCATGTGTCAAAGCCTAATtataatattttgaaaatttaagGGACATATCTTTAGCATGTTctaatgacattagagattgaTCCTGAAACAAACTGATCACCAATTTGTAGctgttgtggagccaaaaatattcacaaggcgacacgtggatttttgacaaaagaagacaaaactacccttgggGCATACcgagattcctacgcgcaagcagcgggcaattatccctcaaccaagtcaaaagtgcccaaaataggtatcaacttaaaacctaatttattcatatatttcctatttcattatttagctaatcaattagctaaatactaTACTTATTCCATaattcctaaaacattccttctaaaataatgataaatagctaattaatgggttaattagctaattattcccttaattagcatttagaccattcactttaccctaACTCCCACAAAAAGGCCAGTTATCTTTCATTCCCAAAAGAAATCAGCCTTTCCTTCTACCTTTTTTCCTTTGTATGACAAATAATTAGCCAAGTTAATTAGGGAGTTATTGGCTAATTATtttgtaactcctaattaaacctaaattaaacccaaaaaaccctagccacctcctatccctataaatatactcccattctcaccaaaaagccaattccaacactttggcaaaaatcccaaaaaactctccaaatacttttctatctaaattctaactttggcatcggaggttcttcggccaaagccccccccattcatcgtgggcgcgtgaggctcttggccttgacctaaggtgttaattgttttgtaggtgcaattttgtccaagaagaagaaggcggaaatttgcatccacaaattggtgctttcattgagagttgaaatccatactcgtaaaatactctcgcacaaaaaggttttttctttattttctagtccatttgaatatttttcatacgtttttattattagaattttttacttgcaaaggttctttgataaaacgtataagcaaaatataatggctagaaatttagaaaattccacaagtgaaaattctaatgttcaagaaatgggattgcggagatccgtgaggctaaatgcgacaataagtggagcagcaccaccaccacgagtttccgcCACgagaaccaccacggtggctgcctcggtagccacccgtggtgaggtccatggtgccttcaccacggcccaagccgtgccatccaagcttgcacgcGTCCgagcccaagccgtgccatccaagtttgcacgcGTCCGAGCCtaagcctcgcattcgcatgcatcacgcgacgagcagcccattcccgtggtccagcctgctctcgACGAGCAGCTCACTCTCGTGGCCTAGCCTGCTCtcatggcccaacctgctcccgccaagcagctTACTCTCGTGGCcaagcctgctcccgacgagcagcccactcccgtggttcagcctgctcccgtcgagcaacctgctctcgtggcccagcctgctcctgacgagcagcccactcccgtggtccagcctgctcccatcgagcagcccactcttacGGCCCAACATGCtatcgtggcccagcctgcttccatggctttctaagcagcccaagtcagcccaagactatctcaaccatccggacctaccatcgagccgggggcattctcaccatattttttcacggatttgacatttcccaactcaaatcttgcGCACaaagtctaccacccttccactgcctaaagaggcgcattccttccaagcttttccaatccaaatggcgaacaacactgtctcaacaagtcatagagttgacgagggcccttgcacaacagacaaacttggtgaatcaacttttgcaacgcatcgggatccaacttGCCCAGGACGAGGTATCCCAAAGTAGGACAAAGGtagacgaacctttccagcagcgtcccggcaagcagccactcgaccagccacgagccgagcgtTCGGACAATGTACATTCCTGatttgggcccccgagatagcatatactcccgtcttagcgcgcggaggagcgtgcactcttgACTAGGCCCACGAATGagtatacattcacggttgggtcACACTCTGATAGTTAACATGAGAAATCTTCCagacaaagtgttcattcgtggttaagcccgcaaggagcatcctccacctcacatcagagtaggcagcacgacggacggagagaagcagtcactcaatccagctcaagttcaaccagcagcctacAAAGAACttgctcgcctgctaggaacgcaccacatgcactgcatccgcggtatagacgagccaaacacatggaagagcagcctagactagCAAGTCATGGTTGGGggtagccgagagctccgctaccccaataaagttaaattcaggaagaagtagataGACTATTAACCAAGCGATTCACGATTTCCAACGTAACGAGGTCAccaacgaggcactacgacggaagcaggcagagcctccacgcgagttcagcatgccacatttcacatctttcaaaagggatgaagacctagagagacacttaaagcgttatcgaagcgcaatgatcctttatcgaaacaacaatGATCTcatatgcaagatattcgccaccactctacaaggtgaggcgcaagattggttctacaccctgccgccacaatctatccggaatttctacgaactttctttggttttcaccaaagaatattcatcctatcgctcgatcaaaaagaagtttgaccatttgttcgacgtcaagaaaaacccaaaggagtcgttTCGACTATATGAGGAGGTTCAATGTAGAGAAGGCAAGGATAGTTGGATGCAACAACTctatagctagagcagcctttcAAAAAGAACTCCTAGCAGACTACCCGCTATTtcaaaaattgatcatgaaagaagatctaactctggcacactctttcgctctggcagagaagcatgcactttgggacaagGCTGGCCAATGCATAttcaaagacttgaagaagtactcGACGTCACATCCCTACTATCCAAATCGGAAGCAGCGGATGACTTATTCAcgtgtttgacggtatctagaCCAGCAATAAGCTCTATCATCATGCGAGAaaagctgggggcccgactacctgtattctacaatttaaaagctctcatcgatgctattagaaattcaaaagttaactttggaAATATTTGTTGTAACCTgaaagctcaagttttaccttcaaacgcacacagtcatcatcatgacgcattATTCCGCCGAATCCAGACGCACGacaataaaggcgtagaccttggtagatgcaaagttttctgatgaacgcaacaactcggcccaaaagacacgccaagggcagacgaacactgGAAGGAACACTTATAAGCAAGTTTTATCCTCGTCACCCCAGAAGATTCTACataagagcaacatgtaccggcagttgaacATTACTTCATGCTGCGCGTCATAccgccctagccgacccttgctccattattcagctctagaatggcccaataccggcagttgagcatctcctacCACATGTAACATGGCCCTAGTTCCATGGCTCCCTATCGCGCCTTCACGCCTAGCTTTGACAACGTAACAGAGCGGCCTAATGACGCCCCGAAGGTAGCTGAGCACACTTCATCCGCGCTtgctccacccgatggagacttctggcatttgcatgtcaacAGCGCATCTAACTACAAAGGTTCAGGAGCAGACatggtccttgtcaccccagGCGGTTCGATGCCCAAGTAGGCGATCattctaggtttcaaagcatctaacaatgaaacagagtacgaagccccacTAACAGGCCTTcaaatgacaaaagacttggcggggaaaaagctttcaattcattccgattcccaactaatcaccagccagactactaggggcaaagacatgatgatcgtggcaaccgactacttcaccaaataggtaaaagcagagcccatgacgaccacgattCAAACGGCCATAGAACGCTTCATATGaaggaacatcatttaccgatttagcatcccttaatccatcatCACCAACAATGGCCAgtaattcgtgggcaaagatttggcgaagttcttctaaaaatatggcatcaagtagCACATGTCTACGCCAAGATATTCTCAAGGCAATAAGCAGGCCAAAGTATCCACCAAGATGATCCTCGACTACCACAAGAAATCCCCCACcagtaagaaaataaaatggccAAATGAACTCcctggatgtctatgggcatatcgcaccaccaaaagacgagcaatcGAAAGGaaatggccacaagcttaaatctggcagaaaagtagtggagcgcctacaatctgaagaagtaccatgtgtgacctcccattacatcaaagcccgaagactcaagaagctcgacgggcaccacctcacaagtcgaggactatacagttgttatgcagttcctaccttacagctaagttctcgttcgtttcactcgtttttcaatgaggaattcagaagtaatcataacttggctcggctgcatgcttacaacaactgatcactccggcacttcaaaagaagactgtgcccttcttagggacccatcgcaggaattgcgccccctgagagaccaaccatgctctccaatgGAAGAGGATAAaataattgctctccagtgcgagagggtaaaccaattccccgacacccatatgggtcagctctccaagacgagaggataaactttacactccgaatatccagacgtggatgagcctggctgccctagtataactagatgcacgatggcttgcgccgagATTCCtaaaagtagccacaatggtctttttcaaagcttagctaattgaaggattttgggtctcttggcctaatccgtggggaaccgggccctagagacggatgGGGCACATTACACAGTACGCCCTATAGACGGCtaccctggaaccctaaagctgctaccaagtgcactaaggtagcctacggattccggaagattgcctacggcttgcccttcgagcagtaaagccgcgctagacttatacaaccgcacattcttgtgaaaggttaaacaagctagtgcgcatatacgaagttttatccactaccgacatgttacgtagtcgataagcttcacctgcCAAGCgtagaacaacctacaccaagtcctaaaatgttgtgatacttgctacgtaacctacggaattggagaaagtcaaggttaatagcctagtggttacgcggacttgtctgcttctgtaagtaaggcatccggctgccaacccaatggctaacaactttgcaaagttctacaccaacacctacgactgcataggctacgcgaacttgtctgcttataaaaaagtagcatgcctgccactggtttatcaagtctaaaggttagagcatgaacaaaagaagtgaaaatgaagaaaagtgaaggaaaacatgtttataaacaactagcaaaagCTGAAGGAGTTCAACCAAAACGAGagctacaagaaaaaaaaaaaatcctaaaggctacctagaagactatagcagcttggacatcccacgactacttggtcgccacaccttcagcagccacgacgctcttagcagcggtatcatccgacgcttcaccttcggctgccccagcctgggcactaacttctccaactacttcaccaatagaagcctcaaaagtaaaatcaagcaagacttccagagaaatagagaaggtctcgaaacccCGAGCCTAGCCTTTCACCTTTCGGCTGCTCATCTTCCTCGAGCAGACCAACATGGATACTCtccagctcatccacttccttctttagactttcgttgatcttcagtacaccttgaagttccaacactttgggttcaagcctatcgacgattctcttgaagtggatcacttgattatatgcagcaatcaacttttcatcctttgcataagcagcgaaacaaAGCTCAGAAACtccaaactcaagatcttgaatctgaggtatgtaacatccaatctccttctctgcactttcatgcataacttggatcgcgttaagcctagttttcaagtcaacgatcttttggcgagcggtctcaagttgcaaagaagtgggggcagaaatattagaccccttcaaagcaacgagctcagaaTCTACCATAGTATTTGTTGTCTCCTTAGTAGCCTTGCTATATTTGCAACATAGCAAGCAGAACAGTCtttctatattgggtcgtatgcttcgcaaacgAGCTTGGGCAAACACCTTTCTGACGCTATCAACAAACTGGCACAAGCGTCCATGTTTTCaagagatctggtttcaaaagcatatagatctcagcagcctccccagaagcaggcttagtggatttctcatagCTGCCTACACGAGCAGTCTCCTCATTCCCagcaggcgaatcagtctcagcagcataaggaatgggccttggtgccactttagcagcagagtccaccttatcgctcttcataatagcaagcctctccaaaggtgaactagacttagctcccaacagaCGTCTTGGTACAAAATTAGGCACTAGGGGCATGACAGAACCTTTATGCCGAACAATCTTATTAGCAATCGTACTAGTcattcttgacatggcaggcgccacatgctcagatttagcagccttatttttcatccccttggaaaaagtcaagtcaatcacaagcctggAGGCAGTCGGTGAACCCGCGCGAGTGAAagaagtttttggttttttctcagccggcatctcttgagcaggcagggaagatccCTTTTTCCACCTTCACTTGCGGCAGGATCCACAATagtgattggacgagccaatgcatccgccttgatcctattcacctcctcttttgggagcagcccacgattctcctgacgaagagagttaaagtagccaacgccattcgtggtacctagcaagggagttcaacccaacattccagcagctcatAAAGCCCGTAACCTcttcatttttctcaatcaccggcctagctcgcgtcatgtctaaaagcctaaaaggacatgagccatgtgactcgCCTAGTACTGCGCTCCAACGCCACAATCCGCGGCCCCAGCCACACAAGCTAcccttggttctagccaagtcgagcagcttaaagcagtggtccctacCACAATATCTCCTTGACCTATGCCGAGTcgactcctggcccatgccagccgacgtgccgcaccaccccgacggttgCCCTGCGGTagcaccatccaagaagaagacaaggaaaattaattttttcttacctcagtgcggcacgaagaagacgaagaaaacaACGAAAgatggtcctttgcacgggcaagatgtagaagattgctagaggagggggaacaaatatcctctaagctatctctctcttgtagggtagaataaatcgctctccaaagttgatttaataacccacttaaggtggacttaaataggttttgagagaaatttatttccctttcctaaaagaatctaatttcctattaaagagagaatctacatcaaaataggaagcagtcctaagtttactaaagcaagaagatctttacacctgctgcccttttctgcaagcagcccaacaggtgtgggggcatttgtggagccaaaaatattcacaaggtgacacgtggatttttgacaaaagaagacaaaactacccttggggcataccgggattcctacgcgcaagcagcatacaattatccctcaaccaagtcaaaagtgcccaaaataggtatcaacttaaaacctaatttattcatatatttcctatttcattatttagctaatcaattagctaaatactaTACTTATTCCATaattcctaaaacattccttctaaaataatgataaatagctaattaatgggttaattagctaattattcccttaattagcatttagaccattcactttaccctaACTCCCACAAAAAGGCCAGTTATCTTTCATCCCCAAAAGAAATCAGCCTTTCCTTCTACCTTTTTTCCTTTGTATGACAAATAATTAGCCAAGTTAATAAGGGAGTTATTGGCTAATTATTTTGTAGctcctaattaaacctaaattaaacccaaaaaaccctagccacctcctatccctataaatatattcccattctcaccaaaaagccaattccaacactttggcaaaaatcccaaaaaactctccaaatacttttctctttaaattctaactttggcatcggaggttcttcggccaaagccccccccattcatcgtgggcgcatgaggctcttggccttgacctaaggtgttaattattttgtaggtgcaattttgtcaaagaagaagaaggcggaaatttacATCCACAGCTGCAGTGTCTCCATTCATTAAAGAGATAAGTTTTCTGTCTCTACATCTTTAGGTTGTGTTTCTTGAAGTGTCATATTGCAGTCTTTCTCAAATTCATGCCATTGTTCATGGTACATTAATTAGGACAATAACCACATTAAGAAATGTCAAATGTGGGGGTGCTGGTGCCTTCGTACCTGAATGAGACCAATAGCCACATAAATTCCAAAAAccattatttcattcaattgACTATTCATATCAAGTACAAAATAATTATATTCAATAGTCTACCATCTAACTTTAACTACTTTCTCCACCTGATCCTCTAATCAATTAATTAAGTGCAAATAAACCTTTCTTTCCCCGGCACTCTAATTTTGACAATATTTTTAGTTAGCTGTATAAAAGGTATAACCCTATTTTTAGTACTATATTTACTTGTAACGAAGTTTCTCATTACCTACTACTTTCATTACGTAAGCTCGTACTATCTCTTCAAGAATTATCAATGTTATTGTCGCATTGTTATGTAATTTGATAAAGTAAGTTATCATTATTATAACATATGTTGTGGTCATGCAAACAACAAAATGACCTAAATGTGAAGCTAATCAACCAGCTGTATTCAACTGATTTGATTCCGTGACATGGTCACATACTCTCCTTCACATCTTTCTTCCAGATGGTAATGTTGGAAGTGGTTTAAGTGACTAATACAAATCTACGACCAAATACATTGCAAGTCTCCAACGTTTGCCTTCAAGTTTCAACCATGACGGGTTCAATCCTCACTGCAAACCAGACCATCTGTTTGAAAGATGAACTTTTGGCAGCACGAATAATGtgcttaaaaaattaaaacttgaagATTTCATTCAGCTATTTTTACTTTCAACAagcttaaaaacataaacagaAAAATATTTAGACATCAAGGCATACAATAATGTGCTGAAAAATACAATAGCTGCACTCTAGAAAAAAAACTATAGAGGCCCAAAAATTcaagacaaaaaaaaaccaatatatATTTTAACTTGGAAATCATTGGCAGTGAAATTCCTGGATTGCCTGCCTGGTCAAACTAATAGTGAAACTGCAATCCATCTTCCCACTTCTTCTTTTCCTCACCATCCCCACCATTTCCACCTTCCCACTCACCTTCATATAGCTCTTCAAATTCAAAACCCCAGAACCAATCTCCCGGCTTGCTCCACCACCACTATCAATCTTCGCCTCGACCGAAACGCTCACCTCCTTGCTCCTCCTCATCGCAATAGACCCTTTTGAAACTGTTGCTTCTCCAACCGCGACACCCTCATGTGACAAAACCACAACACTTTGGTCATATTTTAGCCGACCCCAGTTTGCATTCTTCAGCTTAATCTCCTCCCTCAACGTCACGTTGATTGTGGTAGGATTCCCAACCACCATGCTCAAATTCTCCACAGAAATTCCCGCCATCGTGACTTTAGGATCTCGGAATCGGAACACAGTAAGGCAAAGCACACCAATGACTACAATTTGGAGAATGACAACTGCTAGTGCAATCCCACAGAATTTGATTCTTCTTCTCCGGGGAAGTGACTTGTCAGAAAATATTGGTACCGCTTCTTCTAGATTCCTTGAGCCATGGGGCTGATGGAGTTGGTCTTCCTTCATCTGATCAGCCATGTTTGAGTTCTTTGATCAGAGAGAGATTAAGATTTTTTGTGTTTACTTTTTGGAGCCAAAAATACCAAAATTCAGATTGTGAGGAAAATTCGTTGAACAATAACGTGTGCAGGACTTTGAAAGTTCTGCCATGGAGTTTGAAACCAGAGGAGGCCTATATCTCTGGTGGTTGATTCTGTTGGGTTTCTATTTGGACTTTTTGACAGCAGCCATAACGAAAGTCATACAGCCTCAATACAGGGGATTTaattattttggtttaattaattaaaccaaTTATTAAGATAAATAATCATAGATTAAGTTGTCCTAATTACCTAACAAGCAAACTTCAGTGCAAATTCACATACAAACATTGGTCCctttggttaattgaattacCCCTTAAAACTATCATTTAGTCTCAATTACCtcttgaaactagttttgtcttATTTTGCTCCTGAAACTACCATTTTCAACTTCTTTTGTCTCACTTCACCCATTtaaaaaaacattgaattcaAGGGTATTTTAGACATTTCATTTCTTACACATCTCTTTGTCGTGCCTTCATCCTGCCCTTTAGTTTAATCCACTGATGTTCTTGGCGAAGCAAATTAGGGTTCATAAAAGAAGATAAAGGAGTTTAGGCAATTGACGGCTAATCTTGGTGACGATGGCATCTCTTCATAATCCTGGAGCAGAGTAACCATTTTATTGTAAGTTAAGGttgaaattataattaatttatcgccaatgtgattttttttgttatattatCGATGAATTTGTAGTCACTGTCTGAAGTATGATGTTTTTGCATGCATGTTTGTGTATGTTAGTGTGAGATTTTTTCGTCATTTTCTGGAATATGATGTCAGTGTATGTTAGTTTTATATTGGTAGTGTTAATGCTCAAAATTGTGAAGCTTACAGAGATGAATGGATCAAGTGTTGACCCTTGATGGACTTGAGCTTTGCAAACAAAGGATAATTGACAAAGAATGTAAGTGGGTATAATTGAGAACAAGGTATACAAGTAGCACTCGGCTAGAATATTATAATTTCTTTCTCAATTCATCCGACATCTTTTAAGGAGTACTTGTCCACCTTTTATAGGTTATTCTTTGAATCTTCAGCCCTTATGTTTGAACATATCACTTCCTTTGCATTTAAAGCGCTAGATGCACTGACTAAACCTCTAGTTGTCCCTCCGTTCTTTGGTCTATATGTGGCAACGAAGGGACACTAGAGCATGCCCACTTGATTCCTTTCTTGGGATGATGCGGCAGAGCGCCTTACTTGGTCCTGGAGTTAGTGGGCCTTGCAAGAAGAAAGGAATGAGGCACTTCTTTGCATTGTTTGTGTTGGGACCTTTTTTTAATTGAGTTGGATTTGGGACTTGATGGAAGTACTCAGTTCCATTGGTTCGTTTCCGGCATCGCCTGAAATACTTTGGAGGAATTAGCACGTTTTAGGAAGCCTTCTAGATGAATCAATGACTCCAATTTAGTAATTATTGAATGATTACAATAATTTGTAACTAGCCTCAGTTAAGCGTGATGTGGAATCATTAAAATTGATCTtacattatttaataataacACAAACTAATGGTACACATGTTCTAACatatttgtttcatattgttttgaAAGTGATGCGATAGAAACTTTTGAATGTGTTAAAGCTAACATTACATGAGTGCATATATTTGATAGGTGCattatttatcatattttcATGTTAATTATCCCTAAGTTTTGTTAAGGAATTGATTATTAAAGAGCTTTATTACTTTCCTTTTCTCAGTTTTAGTCTATCTGCGCACTTAGAACGTTTTTTGTGATAACTTGACTTTCCGAAGGAGTTTTGATGAGAGGccaattggagaaggaagctaAGAGGCTGAAGATCGTTGTGTCcgaatttcataattttccatGAAGCCATTCATTCTAGTTTCAAAATCAATCCCGCAGAAGTTGTT
This region of Malus domestica chromosome 07, GDT2T_hap1 genomic DNA includes:
- the LOC139197739 gene encoding uncharacterized protein yields the protein MADQMKEDQLHQPHGSRNLEEAVPIFSDKSLPRRRRIKFCGIALAVVILQIVVIGVLCLTVFRFRDPKVTMAGISVENLSMVVGNPTTINVTLREEIKLKNANWGRLKYDQSVVVLSHEGVAVGEATVSKGSIAMRRSKEVSVSVEAKIDSGGGASREIGSGVLNLKSYMKVSGKVEMVGMVRKRRSGKMDCSFTISLTRQAIQEFHCQ